Proteins encoded in a region of the Vicia villosa cultivar HV-30 ecotype Madison, WI linkage group LG5, Vvil1.0, whole genome shotgun sequence genome:
- the LOC131605074 gene encoding uncharacterized protein LOC131605074 — protein MEKWKEIPLSKEEEEGITVESEEICGEETFQHTLAGSLWTDSSYNSRAFTSTMIGAWKLRNPVETQQLSKNLFLFRFSTRRDLESVLRNGPWSFDRNILVLARVSGEEQSSELNMHYGVFWFRVYQLPLMLRSESMAKKLGGILGVFEEMDMKEANRNGRFLRIKVTIDLKLPLKRGIVIRFKDKNLRVHFKYERLPTFCFICGRLGHQLKDCEVTGELNEDGFDDIEEQDLLYGQWLRASPLPTVNDDFKKKDTSSSSCSRSLFNNSSGQSRCESRGKEKEGEGEVEQTKTDAAMNNTGGQVNNINPTIGEGNTLEIEEVAFSLGAVDISKAEKIKGDIQKGPTVKKKKWTRR, from the coding sequence ATGGAGAAATGGAAGGAAATCCCTTTATCgaaggaggaagaagaagggATAACGGTGGAGAGCGAAGAAATATGTGGGGAGGAAACATTCCAACATACCCTAGCAGGCAGTTTGTGGACGGATAGTAGCTACAACTCAAGAGCTTTCACGAGCACAATGATTGGAGCGTGGAAACTTCGAAACCCCGTTGAAACACAACAACTCAGTAAAAACCTCTTTTTGTTTCGCTTTTCCACCCGGAGAGACCTTGAGAGTGTGCTGCGAAATGGACCATGGAGTTTTGACAGGAACATACTGGTACTCGCGAGGGTGTCGGGAGAGGAGCAGTCGTCGGAACTTAATATGCATTATGGAGTGTTCTGGTTCAGGGTGTACCAGTTACCACTGATGCTCAGATCTGAATCGATGGCAAAGAAGCTAGGAGGAATACTAGGAGTTTTTGAGGAGATGGATATGAAGGAAGCAAACAGAAACGGGAGATTTCTGCGAATAAAGGTGACTATTGATCTGAAACTACCTTTGAAGAGAGGCATAGTGATTAGATTTAAGGATAAGAACCTCAGAGTACACTTCAAATATGAGAGGCTTCCTACATTCTGTTTCATATGTGGCCGGCTGGGACATCAACTGAAGGACTGTGAAGTGACGGGGGAGCTGAACGAAGATGGTTTTGATGACATAGAAGAGCAGGATCTTTTGTATGGACAGTGGTTGCGGGCCTCTCCACTACCGACGGTTAATGATGATTTCAAGAAGAAGGATACGTCTTCAAGTTCCTGTAGCAGAAGCCTCTTCAACAACTCTTCGGGGCAGAGCAGGTGCGAGTCTAGAGGTAAGGAGAAAGAGGGTGAAGGTGAGGTGGAACAAACCAAGACCGATGCTGCAATGAACAACACAGGAGGACAGGTGAACAATATTAATCCCACCATTGGAGAAGGGAAtactctggagatagaagaggtgGCTTTCTCCTTGGGCGCGGTTGATATTTCAAAAGCCGAAAAAATAAAGGGTGATATCCAGAAGGGGCCAACTGTTAAGAAAAAGAAATGGACCAGAAGATAA